The Citrifermentans bemidjiense Bem genome window below encodes:
- a CDS encoding oligosaccharide flippase family protein yields MFWAKIKKSELSRDTLWMLIGYGAQLPIRAVYFILIARWLGAEGYGAFIGVTSLVSILAPFASMGFGNILIKHVARDRSEFSRYWGRTLLLTWFSGIVLTLATVVLSHFILPKSIPLMLVVTVSIADLLFLSILNVCAQAFQGVERLSMTSFLLILPNATRLIALVLLILLKKPTPLDLGYLYLVSTGAAFMIGGYLVSRELGKPVYNGRLFDGEVREGLYFSVALCSHSIFNDIDKTMLTRLATLQAAGIYAAAYRLVDVAFIPVRSLIAASYARFFRSGEQGIRGTLGLVGKLIPYAAGYGLASSLLLYICAPLLPYVFGADFKEATVALRWLSLLPFLKVLHYFPANALTGAGFQGLRSSLLVGTALFNICLNLWLIPIYSWKGSAWASLISDGLYAVIIWGAAVWKLRSCQSVALANQEK; encoded by the coding sequence GTGTTCTGGGCCAAGATCAAAAAAAGCGAGCTTTCGCGGGATACGCTCTGGATGCTGATCGGGTATGGGGCGCAGCTTCCGATCCGTGCGGTCTATTTCATCCTCATTGCCAGATGGCTCGGTGCTGAAGGCTACGGCGCCTTCATCGGCGTGACGTCGTTGGTCAGCATTCTTGCACCCTTCGCCAGCATGGGGTTCGGCAACATTCTCATCAAGCATGTGGCCCGAGACCGATCTGAATTTTCCCGGTATTGGGGGAGGACCCTGCTTCTCACCTGGTTCAGCGGCATAGTGCTCACCTTGGCTACCGTGGTCCTTTCGCACTTCATCTTGCCAAAGAGCATCCCGTTGATGCTGGTGGTCACCGTATCAATAGCGGATCTGCTCTTTCTCTCCATCCTGAATGTTTGCGCGCAGGCGTTCCAGGGGGTCGAGCGCCTGTCCATGACGTCGTTCTTACTAATCCTGCCCAATGCCACGCGTCTAATTGCCTTGGTGCTCCTGATCCTGCTGAAAAAGCCTACACCGCTCGACCTGGGTTACCTTTATCTGGTGAGCACCGGGGCTGCATTTATGATCGGTGGCTACCTGGTATCGCGGGAACTCGGCAAGCCGGTTTACAACGGGAGGTTGTTCGACGGCGAGGTCAGGGAGGGGCTGTATTTCTCGGTTGCCCTTTGCTCCCACAGCATATTCAACGACATTGACAAGACCATGCTGACCCGTCTGGCAACGCTGCAGGCTGCCGGCATCTATGCCGCTGCATACCGCTTGGTCGATGTCGCCTTCATACCGGTGCGTTCCCTGATAGCCGCCTCTTATGCACGTTTTTTTCGCAGCGGAGAGCAGGGAATACGGGGCACTTTGGGACTGGTCGGGAAGCTCATACCTTATGCCGCAGGCTACGGCCTTGCCTCGTCGTTACTGCTATATATCTGTGCGCCGTTGCTGCCCTACGTCTTCGGCGCTGACTTTAAGGAGGCGACCGTCGCTCTGCGCTGGTTATCGCTCCTCCCTTTCCTTAAGGTGCTTCACTACTTTCCTGCCAATGCCCTGACCGGTGCCGGATTCCAGGGGCTCAGGAGTTCCCTGCTCGTGGGCACTGCGCTTTTCAACATATGTCTCAACCTCTGGCTGATTCCAATTTACTCATGGAAAGGGTCAGCCTGGGCCAGCCTGATTTCCGACGGGCTTTACGCGGTCATTATTTGGGGAGCGGCCGTATGGAAGCTCCGTTCTTGCCAATCAGTGGCGCTTGCGAACCAGGAAAAGTAG
- a CDS encoding glycosyltransferase, with product MKRNTQLPLSDTLKPDSRCRYVLITPARNEEKYIELTIQSMIRQTVRPMKWVIVSDGSTDRTDEIAGKYLPEHPWMELIRTPERESRNFGGKVRAFNAGYESVRSLPFEFVGNLDADISFSPDLFEFLLGKFADNPKLGVAGAALMEKGSVVYDYDIVNVEHVSGACQLFRRSCYEQIGGYQSIKGGGIDWTAVTTARMMGWQTRTFPENSFLHHRTMGTGKGSVLGSRFRFGKQDYYLGGHPVWEIFRGLYQMTKEPYLVGGAFLLSGYVWGWLSGTKRPISDQLVAFRRKEQMERLKQIARRKLLPASEP from the coding sequence ATGAAACGGAATACTCAACTGCCGCTATCGGATACCTTGAAGCCTGACAGTCGCTGCCGCTATGTTCTCATCACGCCTGCCCGCAATGAGGAGAAGTACATCGAATTGACGATCCAGTCCATGATTCGCCAGACCGTTAGGCCGATGAAATGGGTTATCGTGAGCGACGGATCCACCGACAGGACGGATGAAATAGCAGGAAAGTACCTGCCTGAGCACCCATGGATGGAACTGATCCGAACACCGGAAAGGGAGAGCCGTAATTTCGGAGGGAAGGTGCGAGCCTTTAACGCCGGCTATGAAAGCGTCAGGTCCCTTCCCTTTGAGTTCGTCGGTAACCTAGACGCCGACATCTCTTTCAGTCCCGATCTCTTCGAATTCTTATTAGGCAAGTTCGCCGACAACCCAAAGTTGGGTGTTGCCGGTGCCGCTCTTATGGAAAAAGGGTCCGTTGTCTACGATTACGATATCGTCAACGTTGAGCACGTCTCCGGGGCGTGTCAACTCTTTCGGCGTAGCTGCTATGAGCAGATCGGCGGGTATCAAAGCATCAAGGGGGGCGGGATCGACTGGACCGCTGTGACCACTGCACGCATGATGGGGTGGCAGACCAGGACCTTCCCCGAAAACAGCTTCCTCCACCATCGGACGATGGGGACAGGGAAGGGGAGCGTGCTTGGCTCCCGTTTCAGGTTCGGCAAACAGGACTACTACCTCGGAGGGCACCCCGTTTGGGAAATCTTCCGCGGTTTATACCAGATGACAAAGGAGCCGTACCTGGTAGGTGGAGCATTTCTACTCAGCGGGTACGTATGGGGGTGGTTGAGCGGCACGAAGCGCCCGATTTCGGACCAGTTGGTAGCATTTCGGCGCAAGGAACAGATGGAACGTTTAAAGCAGATTGCTCGTCGCAAACTCCTTCCCGCCAGCGAACCGTAG
- a CDS encoding fibronectin type III domain-containing protein: MKIRPCSSIFTRIALGALLVMTVMASAQLAPSAAQAAQATLTWSAPTTYTDGSSLTSLNGYTVHTGTAPGSYTQHFTVGNLTSYTVSNLNDATKYYFSVSANDVAGNASAPSNEVAFTTPAPPPPAALYTLTASAGTGGTISPTGSIVVSQGTSQTFKIAPATGYQIAAVTVDGVSVGAVASYTFNNVAANHKIAATFAAAPAPAPAPTPGTTTATWQNQTIAPQTGSFSAIFDLTPSVLNINAIAGFSAVQAAGYTDVAALVRFNPTGTIDVRNGSTYTAKVALPYSAGKSYRLRMQVDVPNHRYDVYVTPAGGTETQIAAAYAFRTEQAAVTALNTFTRNTSTGTLQLQNLSVTSASAPMMSSALWQNRAIAPKTGTFTATFDTIPNAAKIDAITGFSAVAATSYSDVAAVVRFNNSGTIDVRNGSTYAAKVALPYSAGKSYRVRMVINIPYHRYDVYVTPAGGTETQIAAGYAFRTEQAAATALNNISLFAGTGSHQVLNLSLL; encoded by the coding sequence ATGAAGATAAGACCCTGTAGCAGCATTTTTACCCGCATCGCGCTCGGCGCGCTGCTCGTCATGACCGTCATGGCGTCGGCGCAGTTGGCACCGAGCGCGGCCCAGGCAGCCCAGGCGACTCTGACTTGGTCAGCCCCCACCACCTACACGGACGGCAGCAGCCTGACCAGCCTCAACGGCTACACCGTTCACACCGGGACCGCCCCCGGCAGTTACACGCAGCACTTCACCGTCGGCAACCTGACCTCGTACACGGTGAGCAACCTCAACGACGCGACCAAGTACTACTTCTCTGTGTCGGCAAACGATGTGGCTGGCAACGCCAGCGCCCCCTCCAACGAAGTCGCCTTCACGACGCCGGCGCCCCCGCCGCCCGCAGCACTTTACACCCTCACGGCCTCTGCCGGCACCGGGGGAACCATCAGCCCCACCGGTTCCATCGTCGTATCCCAGGGAACCAGCCAGACCTTCAAGATCGCCCCTGCCACTGGGTACCAGATCGCCGCCGTGACGGTTGACGGCGTCTCGGTCGGGGCCGTCGCCAGCTACACCTTCAATAACGTCGCGGCCAACCACAAAATCGCCGCAACTTTCGCTGCGGCACCGGCACCGGCACCGGCACCGACACCAGGCACCACCACTGCAACCTGGCAGAATCAGACGATCGCGCCCCAGACAGGCAGCTTCTCAGCGATCTTCGACCTCACCCCGAGCGTCCTCAACATCAACGCGATCGCCGGCTTCTCAGCGGTACAGGCCGCGGGCTACACCGACGTCGCCGCGCTGGTCCGCTTCAACCCGACGGGCACCATCGACGTGCGCAACGGGAGCACCTATACGGCCAAAGTCGCGCTCCCTTATTCCGCAGGAAAGAGTTACCGGCTCAGGATGCAGGTCGATGTCCCGAACCACCGCTACGACGTCTACGTAACCCCGGCCGGCGGGACCGAGACCCAGATCGCAGCAGCCTACGCCTTCAGGACGGAACAGGCGGCGGTGACGGCGCTCAATACCTTCACCCGGAACACCAGCACCGGGACGCTGCAACTGCAGAACCTATCCGTAACCTCCGCCAGCGCCCCGATGATGAGTTCCGCGCTCTGGCAGAACCGGGCGATCGCTCCCAAGACCGGGACCTTCACCGCGACCTTCGACACCATCCCCAACGCCGCGAAGATCGACGCCATAACCGGGTTCTCCGCAGTGGCCGCAACCAGCTACTCCGACGTAGCCGCCGTGGTCCGCTTCAACAACAGCGGTACCATCGACGTTCGTAACGGGAGCACCTATGCCGCCAAGGTAGCTCTCCCCTACTCTGCCGGCAAGAGTTACCGCGTGCGGATGGTGATCAACATCCCCTACCACCGCTACGACGTCTACGTCACCCCTGCAGGCGGGACCGAGACTCAGATCGCCGCTGGCTACGCCTTTAGGACCGAGCAGGCAGCCGCCACCGCGCTGAACAACATCAGCCTCTTCGCCGGCACCGGCAGCCATCAGGTGTTGAACCTGTCACTGCTGTAA
- a CDS encoding glycosyltransferase family 2 protein yields the protein MSLSPMHITVCICTFKRPEMLQRLLITLEGQQTDGKFSYSAVVVDNDANRSALETIALFQKYHTLPVTYLVEPEQNIARARNKAVDNATGDFIAFIDDDEFPENRWLLQMVNILEGSGAAGVLGPVRPHFEKGCPKWIIKSGLCDRKSHATGTIMRSADTRTGNVLISREIFKDTRNRFDPAFGRSGGEDVRFFEYVMQKGHTFLWSNEALVYETVPHERWSASFYLRRAVRKGGVSGSVIRKRGFSFRHLAFALAAFCVYATTLPFAVLAGKHFCIKCLVKTAYHLAWLSGFFGHVQIALKDDQ from the coding sequence ATGAGTCTATCGCCCATGCACATAACCGTCTGTATTTGCACCTTCAAGAGACCAGAAATGTTGCAGCGCCTGCTGATCACGCTTGAGGGGCAGCAAACCGACGGGAAGTTCAGCTATTCGGCGGTGGTCGTCGATAATGATGCCAACCGCTCAGCGTTGGAAACTATTGCGCTGTTCCAGAAGTATCACACCCTGCCAGTGACCTACCTGGTGGAACCGGAGCAGAACATCGCCCGCGCCAGGAATAAGGCAGTCGATAATGCGACTGGTGACTTCATCGCCTTCATAGACGATGACGAGTTCCCGGAAAACCGGTGGCTGCTGCAGATGGTGAATATCTTAGAGGGATCCGGTGCAGCCGGGGTGCTGGGGCCGGTGCGCCCCCATTTTGAAAAGGGGTGTCCCAAGTGGATCATCAAGAGCGGCCTGTGTGATCGGAAAAGCCACGCCACCGGAACCATTATGCGTTCCGCCGATACCCGCACAGGAAACGTTCTGATCAGCAGGGAGATCTTCAAAGATACGCGTAACAGGTTCGATCCTGCCTTTGGCAGAAGTGGCGGCGAGGATGTCAGATTCTTCGAGTACGTTATGCAGAAGGGGCATACTTTCCTCTGGAGCAACGAGGCCTTGGTCTATGAAACTGTCCCACACGAGCGCTGGAGTGCATCCTTTTATCTACGAAGGGCGGTACGGAAGGGGGGGGTGAGCGGCTCCGTGATCAGGAAAAGGGGATTCTCCTTTCGGCACCTTGCTTTCGCTCTCGCAGCTTTCTGCGTCTATGCCACAACCTTGCCCTTCGCCGTCCTGGCTGGAAAGCACTTCTGCATCAAATGCTTGGTGAAAACGGCTTATCACTTGGCATGGCTTTCGGGGTTTTTCGGTCACGTTCAGATAGCTCTAAAGGACGACCAGTAG
- a CDS encoding O-antigen ligase family protein: MPSPESWLPFAWFVIVGTRPLSAWFSVQEEDSADAFLEGSPLDRYSLMALILIACVVLLRKRPQWFGVLRSNFWFMAFIAYCAVSVVWSDYPFVSFKRWVRELGNVVMVLVILTQDDAGKTTRALLARFAYLVIPLSAVLILYFPALGTYYSDLEGISYCGVATYKNMLGSIMFISGVYLAWELLYVPDGKDTKVSDLAPLAALWGMAVWLLVISSSSTALICLAMGSAVLLLMKLTLAQRQVRHLGTYTLLGALLLLGLFSLQGTLEIMTGAVGRDLTFTGRTELWGDVLREPINPLLGTGYQSFWLGARADDLWERYLFHPRQSHNGYLETYLNGGLLGLLLLLALIASIGKRLKTGLLAGNRFTVLLFSFWVASLFYNFTESRFVGPNLIWILLSVAALYHPAEADLQQAG; encoded by the coding sequence ATGCCCTCCCCCGAGTCGTGGCTACCCTTTGCGTGGTTCGTGATCGTCGGGACCAGACCGCTCTCCGCCTGGTTTTCGGTCCAGGAGGAGGATTCCGCTGACGCTTTCCTGGAGGGAAGTCCGCTGGACCGATACTCTTTGATGGCGTTGATCCTGATCGCATGCGTGGTCCTGCTGCGCAAGCGACCGCAATGGTTTGGGGTCCTTCGTAGCAACTTCTGGTTCATGGCCTTCATCGCCTACTGCGCTGTCAGCGTTGTCTGGTCCGATTACCCCTTTGTCAGTTTCAAAAGATGGGTCCGGGAGCTCGGTAATGTAGTGATGGTCCTGGTAATCCTCACCCAGGATGATGCAGGCAAGACCACCCGTGCATTGTTGGCAAGGTTCGCTTATCTAGTCATCCCGCTTTCTGCGGTCCTGATACTCTACTTTCCCGCCCTCGGCACCTACTACAGCGATCTTGAGGGTATCTCCTACTGTGGCGTTGCGACCTATAAGAACATGCTCGGCAGCATCATGTTCATCTCTGGGGTCTATCTCGCCTGGGAGTTACTCTACGTGCCTGACGGGAAGGACACCAAGGTTTCAGATCTAGCCCCATTGGCCGCCCTATGGGGGATGGCCGTGTGGCTCCTTGTTATCTCCAGCAGTTCTACCGCCCTTATCTGTCTGGCGATGGGGTCCGCTGTTCTGCTGCTGATGAAACTCACTTTAGCCCAGAGGCAGGTCCGCCATCTGGGGACCTACACACTGCTTGGCGCCCTGCTCTTGTTGGGACTCTTCTCTCTCCAAGGAACGCTGGAGATAATGACGGGGGCGGTGGGGCGGGATCTCACCTTCACCGGTCGCACGGAGTTATGGGGGGACGTCCTTAGAGAACCTATCAACCCCCTGCTTGGGACTGGCTACCAGAGTTTCTGGCTCGGGGCACGCGCCGACGACCTCTGGGAGCGTTATCTTTTCCACCCGCGGCAATCCCACAACGGCTACCTGGAAACCTACCTGAACGGCGGGTTGCTTGGCCTGCTCCTGCTACTCGCACTCATCGCCTCGATAGGAAAGCGCTTGAAGACTGGGCTCCTCGCCGGCAACAGGTTCACCGTGCTCCTCTTTTCCTTCTGGGTCGCGTCGTTATTCTACAATTTTACGGAATCGCGGTTCGTAGGGCCAAATCTGATCTGGATCCTATTGAGCGTAGCCGCGTTATACCACCCCGCCGAAGCAGACCTGCAACAGGCGGGATAG
- a CDS encoding right-handed parallel beta-helix repeat-containing protein encodes MTQAKLTDNLFKHLTTSLALVLAVAGFTQVAHATYAIPANRAITWAGNAGVQGDIPVRSTVYTTLKPSGGDDAAAIKTALANCPAGQVVQLGAGTFNVSSPIMVKSNVTLRGNGMGSTIIKGMTGMSGNTVAGIGARPSVGAGIGLTGGLSKGSTTITTATAHGWTPGTVILIDQLNNGSDDPPVTNVGNNGSCTWCGRASGTRSLGQTAKVIAVPSPTTATLEIPLYWSYDPSLSPQAVKLGGMTTMAGIEKLTVDNSLSGGSAQKSSGTLVLLGSSNCWVQDTEVIGAYEAILLVNYGAYRNTIRGNKLHEGFPTTAGDGTASFATSRAYGINAQMYSSANLFENNQIYHLSTGLITAGPFSGNVFAYNYITSLYLNVLNFNPYAISFHGSHAFMNLIEGNYIDSRVASDFVWGTKSHNTFFRNKIALAPNRTSGAWDVDLQYQSRYYNVIGNVLGRSTESLYTLEAMNAATSAIYRLGYNGDGDNSASGNDINVGNTAVRHGNWDTYSNAVTWNRTDDQTLPQSLYLTAKPVWWGGLQWPCIGPDVSPKYPTAPGAGKGTPWANGTVKVVSSPYLSSIK; translated from the coding sequence ATGACTCAAGCAAAGCTTACCGATAACCTGTTCAAACACCTGACCACCAGCCTGGCCCTCGTGCTGGCAGTGGCAGGGTTCACACAGGTGGCACACGCCACCTACGCCATCCCGGCCAACCGCGCCATCACCTGGGCGGGAAACGCGGGCGTGCAGGGGGACATACCTGTGCGCAGCACCGTTTACACGACTTTAAAGCCCTCGGGCGGAGACGATGCAGCCGCCATCAAGACCGCCCTTGCGAACTGCCCGGCCGGCCAAGTAGTGCAGTTAGGCGCGGGCACATTCAACGTAAGCAGCCCGATCATGGTTAAATCCAACGTCACCCTGAGGGGGAACGGGATGGGGAGCACAATCATCAAGGGGATGACCGGGATGTCCGGGAACACTGTGGCCGGCATCGGGGCACGCCCCAGCGTCGGGGCCGGGATTGGGCTCACCGGGGGCCTCAGCAAAGGCTCCACGACCATCACCACGGCGACAGCCCACGGCTGGACCCCTGGGACCGTGATCCTTATCGACCAACTTAACAACGGCAGCGACGACCCTCCGGTTACTAACGTCGGCAACAACGGTTCCTGCACCTGGTGCGGCAGAGCATCAGGGACGAGGTCCCTCGGGCAGACAGCGAAGGTGATAGCAGTCCCCTCTCCCACCACGGCGACACTGGAGATCCCCCTCTACTGGAGCTACGACCCTTCCCTCTCTCCCCAGGCGGTCAAGCTGGGCGGCATGACCACCATGGCAGGCATCGAGAAACTCACCGTCGACAACAGCCTGAGTGGTGGCAGCGCGCAGAAAAGCAGCGGTACCCTCGTCCTGCTGGGCTCCTCCAACTGCTGGGTCCAAGACACCGAGGTCATCGGCGCCTACGAAGCGATATTACTGGTAAACTACGGCGCCTACCGCAATACCATCCGGGGGAACAAACTGCACGAAGGGTTCCCCACCACGGCAGGAGACGGCACCGCGTCGTTTGCCACCAGCCGCGCCTACGGCATCAACGCGCAGATGTACTCATCCGCGAATCTCTTCGAGAACAACCAGATCTACCACCTCTCGACCGGTTTGATAACGGCAGGACCTTTCTCCGGCAACGTATTCGCCTACAACTACATCACGTCGCTGTACCTGAACGTCCTCAATTTCAACCCCTATGCGATCTCGTTCCATGGTAGCCACGCTTTCATGAACCTGATAGAGGGTAACTACATCGACAGCAGGGTCGCCTCCGACTTCGTTTGGGGGACCAAGAGCCACAACACCTTCTTCCGCAACAAGATCGCGCTGGCCCCCAACCGGACCAGCGGCGCCTGGGACGTGGATCTGCAGTACCAAAGCCGTTACTACAACGTCATCGGCAACGTACTGGGGAGAAGCACCGAAAGCCTGTACACCCTGGAAGCGATGAACGCCGCGACTTCCGCAATCTACCGACTGGGCTACAACGGCGACGGCGACAACAGCGCGTCCGGCAACGACATCAATGTCGGCAACACGGCGGTGCGCCACGGCAACTGGGACACCTACAGCAACGCGGTGACATGGAACCGCACCGACGATCAGACACTCCCCCAGTCTCTCTACCTGACCGCGAAGCCGGTCTGGTGGGGCGGGCTGCAGTGGCCCTGTATCGGCCCTGACGTGTCGCCGAAGTATCCGACGGCACCCGGCGCCGGCAAGGGGACCCCGTGGGCCAACGGCACGGTAAAGGTGGTTTCCTCCCCTTACCTGAGCTCAATCAAGTAA
- the asnB gene encoding asparagine synthase (glutamine-hydrolyzing) → MCGIAGIVAGAGKAAPDLERIVAMISPLRYRGPDESGVYLDRRAALGHLRLSIIGIDGGIQPIGNETGKLWIVYNGEAYNYLELREELEAKGHRFTTRTDTEVLLHLYEEYGADFLSRINGQFALAIWDSAKEELFLARDRVGIRPLYYGWSREGSFLFASEVKAILAVDGSRELDLEALGQLFVFWTTLPGRTFFRGIQEVPPGHYLVVGKGESVPRPYWRIPFHAPEECCAFGLAETAEALRELLSDAVRLRLRSDVPVGAYLSGGLDSSVITTLIQRHCDSHLKTFSLAFQDGIFDESAAQREMVRFLGSDNRQVMVENGDIRRFFPETVWHCEKPTLRTSPVPMFLLSRLVREEGYKVVLSGEGADEILGGYNIFKEAKIRQYWAKCPDSSRRPLLLERLYPYIFRNPGRGRSFLQGFFAVSREQMHDPFFSHAVRWHAGERNLAFLAPDCLAALSQYRPMEELARWLPDNFLHRDLLSRAQVLEMEIFLSNFLLSSQGDRVAMAHSVEMRHPFLDYRVVDFAFRLPAKWKVRGLTEKFLLRHAFRGMLPEGIASRAKHPYRAPISELFQGTVPLDYVDELLSQQSLKQSGYFNAEKIGRLYLKVKGAQPGAIGEFENMALIGALSTEILHRQFIAGFPLRRSSLLQPDLVRYGSL, encoded by the coding sequence TTGTGCGGTATCGCCGGAATTGTTGCTGGGGCGGGTAAAGCGGCACCGGACCTGGAGCGGATCGTCGCCATGATCTCGCCGTTGCGTTATCGCGGCCCGGACGAGTCCGGTGTCTATCTGGACCGCCGCGCCGCGCTGGGGCACCTGCGCCTGAGCATTATCGGCATAGACGGCGGGATCCAGCCCATCGGCAATGAAACGGGCAAGCTCTGGATCGTCTACAACGGCGAAGCATACAACTACCTGGAACTTCGGGAAGAGCTGGAGGCGAAAGGGCATCGCTTCACCACCCGGACCGACACTGAAGTGCTGCTGCACCTCTACGAAGAGTATGGCGCCGACTTCCTGTCCAGGATCAACGGCCAGTTCGCACTCGCCATATGGGACAGCGCGAAAGAGGAACTCTTCCTCGCCAGGGACCGGGTCGGCATCAGGCCCCTTTACTACGGTTGGTCTCGCGAAGGGAGCTTCTTGTTCGCCTCTGAGGTGAAAGCCATTTTGGCAGTAGACGGTAGCCGGGAGTTGGACCTCGAGGCTCTTGGACAGCTCTTCGTCTTCTGGACCACGCTGCCGGGAAGGACCTTCTTCCGGGGGATTCAGGAAGTTCCCCCGGGGCATTACCTTGTCGTCGGCAAAGGTGAGTCGGTGCCGCGCCCCTACTGGCGCATTCCGTTCCATGCTCCCGAGGAGTGCTGCGCTTTCGGCCTTGCGGAGACGGCTGAAGCGCTGCGGGAGCTTCTCAGCGACGCGGTGCGCCTCAGGCTGCGCTCAGACGTCCCGGTGGGGGCGTACCTAAGCGGCGGGCTCGATTCTTCCGTGATTACAACGCTCATTCAGCGCCATTGCGACAGCCATCTCAAGACCTTCTCGCTTGCCTTCCAGGACGGCATTTTTGACGAGAGCGCTGCGCAGCGGGAGATGGTGCGTTTCCTGGGGAGCGACAACCGGCAGGTTATGGTGGAGAACGGCGACATCCGCCGCTTCTTTCCGGAGACGGTATGGCACTGTGAAAAGCCGACGCTGCGAACCTCGCCGGTGCCTATGTTCCTGCTGTCGAGGCTGGTGCGTGAGGAGGGTTACAAGGTGGTGCTCTCCGGCGAGGGGGCGGACGAGATCCTCGGGGGGTACAACATCTTCAAGGAAGCGAAAATCCGCCAGTACTGGGCGAAATGCCCGGACTCTTCCCGGCGCCCGCTGCTTTTGGAGAGGCTCTACCCTTACATCTTCAGGAACCCCGGGCGCGGCCGTAGCTTCCTGCAGGGGTTTTTCGCTGTGTCGCGGGAGCAGATGCACGACCCGTTTTTTTCCCATGCGGTGCGTTGGCACGCCGGGGAGCGCAACCTCGCGTTCTTGGCGCCGGACTGCCTGGCCGCCCTGTCGCAATACCGGCCCATGGAGGAACTGGCCCGGTGGCTCCCGGACAATTTCCTGCACCGGGACCTTTTGTCCCGGGCCCAAGTGCTGGAGATGGAGATCTTTCTCTCCAACTTCCTTCTCTCCTCACAAGGAGACCGGGTCGCCATGGCCCACTCGGTCGAGATGCGTCACCCCTTTCTGGATTACCGGGTGGTGGATTTCGCTTTCCGTCTGCCGGCCAAATGGAAGGTGCGGGGCCTGACTGAGAAGTTCCTGCTAAGGCACGCCTTCCGGGGAATGTTGCCAGAAGGAATCGCCAGCAGGGCGAAGCACCCGTACCGGGCCCCGATCAGCGAGCTCTTCCAAGGCACGGTTCCTCTCGATTACGTGGACGAGTTGCTGTCGCAGCAGAGCCTGAAGCAAAGCGGTTATTTCAATGCTGAAAAGATCGGCCGCCTCTACTTGAAGGTCAAGGGTGCGCAACCCGGCGCCATCGGCGAATTCGAGAACATGGCGCTCATCGGCGCACTTTCAACCGAGATACTGCATCGGCAGTTCATTGCCGGGTTTCCCTTGCGGCGGAGCTCCTTGCTGCAACCGGACTTGGTACGGTACGGGAGCCTCTGA